The DNA window GTGCGTTCGGCCGCCATCTGCGCGCTCAACGTCTGTATGACTTCCTGCGGCGGCGAAGAGCCGGTCTCGCCGTCCTCGGTGTTGCCGCGTCCCGAGTTCCCCTTGCCGTCGCCCGACGCCCAGCTGGAGTCGATCCCGGCGCCCGAACCGCAGATCCAGAAAACAGCCTACTACCAGGCCGTCGATCGCCAGCCGTTCCACCTGGTGGCGGCCCGTTCCCGCCGCCTGCTGGCCCAGTACCAGCCGACCTTGCCGCCCGGCGCCCTGGCGAACGAAGCTTCGCCGGTCCAGCGGCCGCGCAGCCTTTATGAGCTTTGGGCCGAAGCCGCACCGCAGCCCAGCGCTGCTCCGGTCGCCCGAACGAACGTTCCTGGTCAGCAATCGCCCGTCCAGCGAACCGGCCCCGCCACGCCGCGCCCGCTCGCTCCGGCTCCGGCGCCTCGCTAATCGCAGAGAGAGAACGTGCTAGACTCAACGCCTGGTGTTTTACGAAACCAGGTGTAATCGAAAGAGTAAGGCATGATCACGTATCTCCAAGGCGACGCCACCGAACCGGCGGGAGACGGCCCGAAGATCTTGTGTCAAATCTGTAATGATACGGGCGGCTGGGGGAAAGGCTTCGTCGTCGCTATTTCTCGCCGCTGGAAGGCGCCGGAGAACGCGTATCGCGACTGGTATCAGCACCGGGAAGAGAACGACTTTGCCCTGGGCGCTGTGCAGTTTGTCCCGGCGACCGACATGATCGAAGTCGCCAACATGATCGGCCAGCACGGTACGCGATCGAAGCAGGGCGAGCCGCCGATTCGTTATGAGGCCGTCCGCGAATGCCTGCGGCAGGTGGGCGAACATGCCGTGCGGAGGAGTGCCAGTCTGCACATGCCGCGGATCGGCTGCGGTCTGGCGGGCGGCGAATGGAGCGAGATCGAGAAGATCCTCGGCGAAACCATTCCTGCCGAAGTCGCCGTCACCGTTTATGATTTTGAATAACGACGACGGAAGAAGAGGGACGCCGCCGTTTTCGCCGCACAGAAGCTGCGCGACGAAAACGGATGCAGTCAATGCCGCTTACCAGTTGTCGGTGCGGAACGGCGAGGCCGGAATGCCTTCGCGGTTGTAAAGGTTGGCGCCTTCGGGATTCATCGAGAAGGCGTAGCGGACCGCCTGGGGCGAGGCGACTTCCGCCGATTTGACGACGATGGTGTCGCCATCGATCACGGCGTCGGCCCAGTGCCAGACTTTATCCTCGCCGGCGATAGCAAAGCGCTGGAGCTTGCCGTCTTTGACTTCTTTGGTCGGCTCCAGGCCTTCTTTTTCGCCCACGATCAGCCCGCTGCCCACGTTGTCGAACATCAGGCGAATCGAGTCGCCTTCGACCTTCTGGCCTTTATACAACGGGCCGCTGGCAACCAGATCCTGTTTGTCGTAGGTCTGGTGCAGAGCCCACTGGGCCAGTCGATCGCCCACGTCCTGCTTGTTGCGGGGGTGGATGTCTTTCGCTTCGCCGATATCAATGATCACGGCCATGCCGGTGTGTTTGATATCGAGGGCTTTTCGCTGGGCTTCACGCAGTTTGGCCCAGCCGTTGCCGCCGGCCGGATCGTCGTTCGGGGCCTGGAAGTCGGCCAGCTGCACCCAGTAAAAGGCCAGGTCCGGGTTGAACAGTTTGCGCCAACCGTTTACCAGGGCCTTGGTTTTGTGGTAGTACGATTCCCCTTCGCCGCCGTTGGATTCGCCCTGGTACCAGATCGCCCCGCGCATGCAGAAGGGAGCCAGCGGGTGAATCATGGCGTTGTAGATGGCGGACGGTGAGCCGCCGGCGACCTGGGTGGTTTCATCATAGGCGTCGACCGTATTGGCAATCTCTTTCAACTCAGGGACGCTGTGGAAACCGGCCGGCGACGTCCACGGTTCAATGCGGGTGCCGCCCCAGTTGGACCCGATGAGGCCGATCGGCACATTCAATTCTTTCTGCAGGCGGCGGCCAAAAAAGTAACCAACGGCCGAGAAACTTCCCGACGTGGTCGGACCGCACACCTGCCACTTGCCCGGACATTCGCTCAGCGGAGTCGGCGACGTCAAATGACCCGGCACATTAAACAGCCGGATCAGCGGGTGATCCGAATCGGCGATTTCCTCTTTTCCGTTGATCGCGCCGCCCAGGCTCCACTCCATGTTGGACTGGCCAGAGCAGATCCAGACTTCGCCGACGAGAACGTCTTTCAGTTCGATCGTGTTGGCGCCGGAGACCGTCAGCGTGGCGCCCTGGTCGCTGGCCTTCAGGGCCGTGAGCGTTACCTGCCAGCGTCCGTCCTTGCCGGCTTCGGTCGACTGGCTCTGGTCGCCAAACTGGACCGTGACCTTTTCGCCCGGTTCGGCCCATCCCCAGACCGGCACAGGCAGCTCGCGCTGCAACACCATGGAGTCGCCAAAGACCGAGGCCAGCTTCACTTCCGCCTGGGCGGTCGCGGCTCCCCAGGCCAGGGCGATGCCGATTGCCGTTCCGACAATACTCTTTCGAAAACTCATTGTTAACTCCTGAAATGCGATGGCAAAACCAGCCCTGCCCGGACCTGTAACAAGCCGCAGCGGCGTCGCCGTGCGGCGGCAATCGAGCAAGGGATGCGTACTATAAGCGATTGGCGCCGGCCATGCGACAAGGAGCAACTGTCGACGCCCAGGAAGGCTTGCCGGCTGTTCAGTCGGCGAGTGATTGCCGACTCAAGGAGCTTTTTTTCCGGCGGCCTGCGGTTGCTTTTTCCGGGGCGGTGCGGCGGCCGTTTTCGCGGCCAGTCGATGGATTTCTTCGGTCTGGCGATTCCAGAGGGCTTCCATCTCGGCGACGCGGGACGGCTGCGCGTCGGCCAGGTTGTTGGACTCGGCGCGGTCGGTGCGCAGGTCGTACAGCTCCCAGGGATCGCCCTTGGCGGCGACCAGCTTCCAGTCGCCTACGCGGATAGCCCGATGACCTTCATGGAGCCACCAGATCGATTCGCGGTCGATGACGACGTCCTTTGCAAACGCCGGGAGCAGACTATGGCCCGGCGCGGGCGGGATCGGCTCGCCCTTGTAATCTGTCGGCTTCTCAATTCCCAGGGCATCGAAAATCGTCGGCGCGATATCCGTCACATGCCCTGGCGTGTGCCGGCGTTCCCCGCGGGCGGCAATGCCGGCTGGCCAGTGCACCAGCAATGGGGTGCTGATGCCGCCTTCGTGCACCCAGGTTTTGTGGCGGCGGAACGGGGTGTTGGCCGCGCTGGAAAAACCCGGGCCCAGGCACAGGTACGTGGCCGCACTGCCGGGCTCTGCTTGCGGATCATGCCCGCCGTTGCGGACCATAATTTCGGCGCTGGCCCCGTTGTCGGAGGCGAAGAAAATCAGCGTGTTGTCGTACGCTCCCATTACCTTGAGCTGCTCGAAAAGGCGGCCGATCTCGCGGTCCATTCGATCGACCATGGCGGCATGGATGGCCATTTTGGTCGCCTGGAACGCACGCTGTTCGTCAGTGAGTTCGTCCCACGGCAAGGGGCGATTGACCTCGCCTGGTCCCAGTTTAGCGATCGCGTCGGGAAAGGCGTAAGGCGGCCCCACCGTGGGTTCCAGCGGAGAGAGCGTGGTCTTTAGCAGCCCCGATTTCTGCTGTCGGGCGAAGCGACGTGCACGCGTCGCCTCCCAGCCGTCCAGGTAGGCGTCGCGGTAACGGGCGATATCTTCCGGCAACGCATGCAGCGGGAAGTGCGGCGCGATGAAAGCTACGTAATGAAAGAACGGCCGATCGGCGTACTTCTGGGCGTGTTCCTGCAGGCAATCCACCGCATGATCGACTGTGGCGATCGTGGTGTAATACGGTTCGTCGGCCGTTTCTTTGATCGGGACGTCGTCAATCCAGTTCCCCTTGGCGGAGAAATAGTTTCCCTGGTTGTTCACGTTGAGCGACCGATCAAAGCCCGCGTCCAGCACCTTGCCGTCCAGATGCCATTTGCCGCTATGGTACGAGCGATAGCCATGCGGCCGTAAAAAGTCCGGCAGCAACCGAGCCCACGACTGCCGCACTCCCGAACCGCCGCCCCGCAGATCGGGCAGCGCATCGCGATGCACCTGCTGTGCGTAATACCCGGTCATCAAAGCGGCCCGGGTGGGCCAGCAACGGGCCGTATTATAGAACTGCACAAACTGCAGGCCCCCGCTCGCCAGACGATCCAGATTCGGCGTAGCAATCTCCCCGCCATAACAGCCCAGATCTGAGTACCCCAGGTCATCCGCCAGAATGAACACGATGTTTGGCCGGGCAGGTTTTTCTGCTGCGGACGCGATGTTTCCCGCGCCGATCGACTGTATCACGGCGAACGCGACCAGCAGGAGGGTCGCGATTCCGCCGGGCAACGGGGCGATTGAATTGGGCTGGCGTGCAAGAGACGCGGCTAACATGAGCAATTCCTTGGGGGCGAACCTTGGGCGAGAGAGTCTTCCCAGTATCGGGTCGAGATGTGGGCCGGTCAACTTTGCGGAAGAGAGCGAGGGGAAGCATCAGGGGGCGGTCTGGCATTGGAAGCAGGCGGATTGCGGCTCTTGCACGATGCCGGGCTCGAAGAAGCGGGCGCCCTTGTTCGATGAGAAGGGAGAATGGATTCGCGGGAAGGAGAGCAAGGAAGCCGCCAGTGGCAGGTGGCGCGGGTTTGTTCGGACTGCATCCAGGACTGCGAGCAGGGATTGGCGAAGGGCGAGGGCAGCAAAAGCCGTCGCGATAATATGGTGCGTTGGCGGAACGACCTATCCGTCTTTGCGGCAGGGGCAAACGGTCCTCCGTTCTGAAAGGGAAGCCGTTCGAGCCGTTGCATGTTTTAAAAAGCAGGATCCAAACGCCGTTCGGCGTCGACCACGTGAGCGATCTAACGAGGCGACACCGCGAAGGACAACCAAGGCGGGATGTTTATCTGACCCAGGACGATTCTATAAGGGAAACCTTACAGGCCGGCCGAGTTCGTTGGAGCGGTAAATGGCGGTGAACATTTCGACAACGATGCGGCCTTCCTCGCCAGTTACCAGCGGGGAGCGGTCCTCCAGAATGGAGCGCAGGAAGTCTTGGATTTGCAAGGCGTGATAGTGCGTGGCGACGTCGATTGTTTGGAAGCTCTGACGGTCGGCAGCTTCGAACTCGCCCAGTTGGTGCTCTTCGCCGGGAATGGTCCAAACGTCATTCAGCGGTGGTTCGGTGACGCCGCTCATGCCGGCCACAAAGGTGGCGCCGGTGTCTGTCTGCACGCCGACCGAGGCTCCGTTGGCTCCGTGAATATGAATCTTCGTGTAGATCCCTGGCTTTTGCGAAAGACTGGCCACAACATTGCCCAGCGCGCCCGATTTGAAGCGAATCATCGCCAGCGCCGTGTCTTCGACTTCCATGTAAGGATGATTCAGATTCGACCAGTAGCCGGACACCTCATCAATCTCGCCCATGAACCATTGCAGCATGTCGAGCATATGGGGCGATTGGTTCACCAGCACGCCGCCGCCTTCGGTTTCCCATTTGCCGCGCCAAGGATCGGATTGGTAGTAGGCCTGGTCGCGCCAACTAAACATGGAAAACGCGCCCAGGATTGGCTTGCCGATTTTCCCGGCATCGATCGCGGCCTTCATCCGTTGAACAGGCTCAAACAACCGCCTTTGGCTGACGATTCCCAGTTTGATTTGGCCTTTATCGGCCGCTTCGAGCATGGCGTCACAACTCTTGAGCGACGACGCCATCGGCTTTTCGATCAACACGTGAACGCCGGCCTGCGCCGCCTGCAGGCAGGGTTCTTCGTGGAGCGGATGCGGCGTGCAGATGGTCACTGCCTCAACGTCGGCTCGGCTTAGCATTTCCGCCACGGAGTCAAACGCCTGGACGCGGTACTGTTCCGCGAAGGATTGCGCTCGGGAAAGCTGCGCGTCGCACACCGCGACGAATTCGGATTCGGCGAGCGTGCTGAGCGCTTGCGCATGCGTCTGACCGATTTTCCCGCAGCCGATGATCGCGGTTTTGATTCGTCTCAT is part of the Lignipirellula cremea genome and encodes:
- a CDS encoding Gfo/Idh/MocA family protein; the encoded protein is MRRIKTAIIGCGKIGQTHAQALSTLAESEFVAVCDAQLSRAQSFAEQYRVQAFDSVAEMLSRADVEAVTICTPHPLHEEPCLQAAQAGVHVLIEKPMASSLKSCDAMLEAADKGQIKLGIVSQRRLFEPVQRMKAAIDAGKIGKPILGAFSMFSWRDQAYYQSDPWRGKWETEGGGVLVNQSPHMLDMLQWFMGEIDEVSGYWSNLNHPYMEVEDTALAMIRFKSGALGNVVASLSQKPGIYTKIHIHGANGASVGVQTDTGATFVAGMSGVTEPPLNDVWTIPGEEHQLGEFEAADRQSFQTIDVATHYHALQIQDFLRSILEDRSPLVTGEEGRIVVEMFTAIYRSNELGRPVRFPL
- a CDS encoding sialate O-acetylesterase, whose product is MSFRKSIVGTAIGIALAWGAATAQAEVKLASVFGDSMVLQRELPVPVWGWAEPGEKVTVQFGDQSQSTEAGKDGRWQVTLTALKASDQGATLTVSGANTIELKDVLVGEVWICSGQSNMEWSLGGAINGKEEIADSDHPLIRLFNVPGHLTSPTPLSECPGKWQVCGPTTSGSFSAVGYFFGRRLQKELNVPIGLIGSNWGGTRIEPWTSPAGFHSVPELKEIANTVDAYDETTQVAGGSPSAIYNAMIHPLAPFCMRGAIWYQGESNGGEGESYYHKTKALVNGWRKLFNPDLAFYWVQLADFQAPNDDPAGGNGWAKLREAQRKALDIKHTGMAVIIDIGEAKDIHPRNKQDVGDRLAQWALHQTYDKQDLVASGPLYKGQKVEGDSIRLMFDNVGSGLIVGEKEGLEPTKEVKDGKLQRFAIAGEDKVWHWADAVIDGDTIVVKSAEVASPQAVRYAFSMNPEGANLYNREGIPASPFRTDNW
- a CDS encoding arylsulfatase, whose product is MLAASLARQPNSIAPLPGGIATLLLVAFAVIQSIGAGNIASAAEKPARPNIVFILADDLGYSDLGCYGGEIATPNLDRLASGGLQFVQFYNTARCWPTRAALMTGYYAQQVHRDALPDLRGGGSGVRQSWARLLPDFLRPHGYRSYHSGKWHLDGKVLDAGFDRSLNVNNQGNYFSAKGNWIDDVPIKETADEPYYTTIATVDHAVDCLQEHAQKYADRPFFHYVAFIAPHFPLHALPEDIARYRDAYLDGWEATRARRFARQQKSGLLKTTLSPLEPTVGPPYAFPDAIAKLGPGEVNRPLPWDELTDEQRAFQATKMAIHAAMVDRMDREIGRLFEQLKVMGAYDNTLIFFASDNGASAEIMVRNGGHDPQAEPGSAATYLCLGPGFSSAANTPFRRHKTWVHEGGISTPLLVHWPAGIAARGERRHTPGHVTDIAPTIFDALGIEKPTDYKGEPIPPAPGHSLLPAFAKDVVIDRESIWWLHEGHRAIRVGDWKLVAAKGDPWELYDLRTDRAESNNLADAQPSRVAEMEALWNRQTEEIHRLAAKTAAAPPRKKQPQAAGKKAP
- a CDS encoding macro domain-containing protein translates to MITYLQGDATEPAGDGPKILCQICNDTGGWGKGFVVAISRRWKAPENAYRDWYQHREENDFALGAVQFVPATDMIEVANMIGQHGTRSKQGEPPIRYEAVRECLRQVGEHAVRRSASLHMPRIGCGLAGGEWSEIEKILGETIPAEVAVTVYDFE